One window of the Synergistaceae bacterium genome contains the following:
- a CDS encoding DUF917 domain-containing protein translates to MKLENRQQVEDFVRGCTFFGTGGGGLPENGIDSLMTALNDGHEIGWVDAESIPDDAMSVCPFLMGSIAPHTEDTIKEMSSYGMTDETSVNPERDRMSKAIGELEEYTKQKFDVIVPIELAGANASAAIAAGAQRGMVTVDGDYTGRAIPEIVQITYNYDGHKLAPIASVDEWGNVCIIKNAINPRTTEHLGKLISVAGYGLAGQAGMALEASKMKKTVIKNTLSESYEAGKLLREAKEAGKDFVQELMTFLGGYVIGRGVIVEKDDRDTDGYYWGTYTVDCGEEELKVWFKNENHVLWKNGSPYITSPDLICAIDTDTGEPVPNPSSYEGQNVAIVALACKDEQKNSTLLTPRYFGFDIDHVPIDSVIKER, encoded by the coding sequence ATGAAGTTAGAAAATCGACAACAAGTTGAAGATTTTGTTCGGGGATGTACTTTTTTTGGTACCGGAGGAGGAGGACTACCGGAGAATGGAATTGATTCTCTTATGACTGCTTTAAACGATGGGCATGAGATTGGATGGGTTGATGCGGAGAGTATTCCTGATGATGCCATGAGTGTTTGTCCTTTCTTAATGGGATCAATAGCGCCGCATACAGAAGACACTATAAAAGAAATGTCATCTTATGGTATGACAGATGAGACAAGTGTAAATCCAGAGAGAGATCGTATGAGTAAGGCGATCGGTGAACTTGAAGAATATACTAAACAAAAGTTTGACGTTATTGTCCCGATAGAGCTTGCCGGAGCGAATGCGTCTGCAGCCATTGCCGCTGGTGCTCAGAGAGGTATGGTTACTGTAGACGGAGATTATACTGGCAGAGCAATCCCTGAAATTGTCCAAATTACATATAATTATGATGGACATAAGCTTGCTCCAATCGCTTCAGTTGATGAATGGGGCAACGTCTGTATTATCAAAAATGCAATCAATCCACGTACGACTGAACATCTGGGCAAACTGATCAGTGTTGCCGGCTATGGCTTAGCTGGACAAGCTGGAATGGCTTTGGAAGCCAGTAAGATGAAAAAAACTGTGATTAAGAATACCTTAAGTGAATCCTATGAAGCGGGCAAGCTTTTGCGTGAAGCTAAGGAAGCAGGTAAAGACTTTGTTCAGGAGTTAATGACCTTTCTGGGAGGATATGTAATAGGTCGCGGTGTCATTGTTGAAAAAGATGATCGTGATACTGATGGCTATTATTGGGGAACATATACAGTTGATTGCGGCGAAGAAGAGCTTAAAGTTTGGTTCAAAAATGAGAACCATGTTTTGTGGAAAAATGGATCTCCCTACATAACTAGTCCGGATCTTATATGTGCCATTGATACCGATACTGGTGAACCTGTTCCTAACCCTTCATCCTACGAAGGACAGAATGTCGCTATTGTTGCTTTAGCCTGTAAGGATGAACAGAAAAACAGCACTTTGTTAACACCGAGATATTTCGGCTTTGATATTGATCATGTACCGATTGACAGTGTAATTAAAGAAAGATAG